The Blautia luti nucleotide sequence TTGTAGTGGATGGTGATTACTGGACATATCGGTACAAAAAAGACAATACCATTGCCAGAAATGTATATTTAAAGATTGATAACAAATGCTATTATTTCAACAGCAAAGGACACCGCTGGTGCAGCTGGCATACGATTAATGGGAAAAAGTGCTATTTCGGTACCAGATCTCAGGGCTATCTGATCCGCAATTCCGTAATCCGCTATAAAGGTGATATACTTTCTGTGGACAGCCTGAGCATCAAAGAGGGTGAGACATTACCACCGAAGCGTTACAACTCCGGTTCCATGATTCTTGCAATGGAGAATGCAGGACAGCTTATCGAGGACGAGGAACTCCGTGCTCAGATTAAAAGCTGCGGAATCGGAACCAGTGCCACCAGAGCAGAGATTCTTAAGAAACTGTTCAATATCAAATATCTGTCACTGAACAAGAAAACCCAGGTGATCACACCGACTCTTCTGGGAGAGATGATCTTCGATGTGGTAAACTGTTCCATCAGACAGCTTTCTGAACCCGGAACTGACTGCAAGCTGGGAAAAAGGACTGAATTATGTGGCAGAGGGCAGTATTACAGAACAGGAATATATGGACAAGCTGGAGCATTTTGTACGGCTTCGTACCAAACAGGTAGAGGATAGTAACATCCAGCCATACCTGAGACAGTTCTTTGATGCAGCAGCAGTCAACTATAAAGATGCAGCTGCGAAATCCGGAACGAAAACATCAGGCAGAACAACGTCCGGAACAGGCCGGTCACGTACCTACAGAAAGCCGTCTGCTTCAAAGTAGTGTGTATTTGTGACAGATAAAAGAAAACATGTCATCATAGCGAGAGAAAAGAGGAAAATATTATGTTAAAAGATTTTACAATTGCAAACCTTCTGGATCTGAACGAAACAATCGCAAAGGATTTATTTGAAGGAAAAACATATCCATGGGAAGTATTACCGGAGATCGGAGATTTCATTCTGAAACTGGGACAGACCTTAAGTGAAGAAGAATACGACCACCCGTCAGAAGATGTATGGATCGCCAAGAGTGCCAAAGTGGCACCTACAGCCTGCATCAACGGTCCGGTCATCATAGGTAAAGAAGCAGAAGTACGCCACTGTGCATTTATACGCGGAAAAGCAATTATAGGTGAGGGTGCAGTAGTAGGTAATTCTACGGAATTAAAGAATGCGGTACTTTTCAACAAGGTACAGGTTCCGCACTACAATTATGTAGGCGATGCAGTTCTCGGCTACAAATCCCATATGGGTGCAGGTTCCATCTGTTCCAATGTAAAATCTGACAAGAAACTGGTAGTTGTAAAAGACGGTGACGAGAAGATTGAAACAGGCCTGAAGAAATTCGGCGCAATGCTTGGAGATAACGTAGAAGTGGGATGTGGTTCCGTATTAAATCCCGGAACTGTGATCGGACGCTGTTGCAACATTTATCCACTTTCCTCAGTAAGAGGCTGCGTACCTGCAAATCACATTTATAAGTCAAAAACAGAAGTTGTGGAGAAACAGTGAGAATGAAAAAACCGGTAAAGATTATTTTTTCTGTAGTGTTATCTGTTGCAATGGTGCTGTCGCTGGCTCTGACTGCATACGGTGCCTCTTCACTTACTTTTGATTTTACTGTGACAGTGAAAAAGGGAAAGGTATTTGATGAGAATGGCGACTTATATACCGGATGGTATATAAAAAACAGGCACAAATATTATGCAGAGAGCGGCCGGCGTGTCCGAGGTTGGAAAAAAATCGGAAAACAGTATTACTATTTTGCAGCTGACTATGCTATGGCGAAAAACAAAATTGTGGGTTCTAAATCTAAAGGATATTATTATGTAGATAAATCCGGCACCAGAGTTACGTCAAATGAAATAAAGATGGCAGTAGATTTTGTGATGAAGAATTCAAATCCTGCTTCCAGGCAGAGAAATCGTCTGAAGCAATGTTTTAATGCGTTGAGAAAATATCCGTATGTGGGTAAGGGCGATACACCGCCCGGAGCTTCGCAATTGCCGTCCTATGCCCGGTATATGTTTACCAGACAATGTGGAGACTGCTATTATTATGGGATAACTATGGCGTATATTGCCAGAGTACTGGGATATGACAGCAGAGCTGCCATGGGAGCTGTGACCGCCTGGGGCCCGGCTCATCCTCTGTCTCCCCATGGATGGTGTGAAGTGCGTGTTGATTCCGGGTGGAAAATGATAGACTGCAGTATGCAGAACGGGCATCCCGATGCGAACCTGTTTTTTGTGGGAAGAAACAGATATCCATACAGATTAAGATGTGATAAGACATATGCCTTGAATATAAATAATGGAAAAGTCAGTTGGAGATAACAAAAAAGATGCAGTTTTTCTGCATCTTTTTTGCGTTAGAGCATGTTTGGAAAATCATTCCTGCAATCTGCACGCCCCACTTTGCGGTATATTGTCCGAATTCGGTTACCGCAGCCTGCTACAATTGAGGGGAGAGAAGCTTTTGCTGAAGAAGGATTACATATGAAATAAAAGTTTTCTCAGGATTACCAGAATGGTAATGTGCACCGGATAAAACCAGTAAAAAATATATTTCAGAAATTTTCCTTTTACAAATCCACGTTTGCCATTGTACATGTTAATAGACAGAAAGGCAAAACATGCCTTCCATTCATAATAAAGCCAGCAGCTTCCGATGATCGCCTGGGCGGTTTTATCGTTGCGGAACCAGTACATGATCAGCAGGAATACAAATCCCCGCCATCCGTAATCTGCCTTTAGAAACACAGAGACAGTCAGCAGTGCCAGCGCGCAGACAAGCTGCATTTTCTGATTATCCCAAAAGTATTCCAGGGCACAGAATGCCAGGTATCCCAGAAACAGGGTGAAAAATACATTCTGTTTTTCATATCTCCAGGTGTTGGTAAACATGAAGTTCCATGGAATCTCAGAGATACATGCAAATAGAAACAGATTCAGGCCATATTTCTTACGGTTATGTGTATGCAGAAATCCTTCCACTAACAGAAAACAGAAAATTGGAAAAGCGGCCCTGCCGATATCCCGGAAAATCCGATACCAGCTGTAATCCACGCCGCCGAAACTGAAAAGGGTTGCAGTTGTGGCAGGATAATTATACAGGATCATTAAGCCGGTATGGTCAATCAGCATCAGGGTGATAGCAATTAATTTTAAAGCGCTTCCGCTCAGAACCTGAAATTTTGCAGGGAGAAAGGAAGCAGGTAACTTTGTTGTCATAATAGAAATCCTTTCATTAATAGAAATTAGAACTATTTTACCACAAAAAAATCAAAGATAGTTAAAAATTTTACAAATTATGACTGGACGAATCAACACTTTTGTGAGAAAATAACACTAGGTTGTTAGGCATACTCTTCTGAAGTAATTCAGCAGACTTCAGAGATTTACACTATATGGTTCTTTCAGCAGTTCCATATAGTGATGAGTATAACAACATGAAGTTAATCTATACTTGAAAGGAGTTTTACAATGATTTATTCACGCGAAGTAGAAGAAATGTGCCCAGTTGCACAGGGCGTTCATCATGGCGCCGCTCCAATCCCAGAAGAAGCTAAATGGGTACAGGCAAAAGAAGTCAAAGACATTTCCGGTCTTACACACGGTGTTGGCTGGTGTGCACCACAGCAGGGTGCCTGCAAGCTTACATTAAATGTTAAAGAAGGTATCATCCAGGAAGCGCTGGTTGAGACAATCGGATGTTCAGGTATGACTCATTCTGCAGCTATGGCTTCCGAGATTCTTCCGGGACTTACAGTTATGGAGGCACTGAACACTGACTTAGTTTGTGATGCGATTAATACAGCTATGAGAGAACTCTTCCTTCAGATCGTTTATGGACGTACACAGTCTGCATTCTCAGAAGAAGGACTTCCAGTAGGTGCTGGACTTGAAGACCTTGGTAAAGGACTTCGTTCTCAGGTTGGTACAATGTATGGAACTCTGAAAAAAGGACCTCGTTACCTTGAAATGGCAGAAGGTTATGTAACAGGTATTGCTCTTGATGCAGATGATGAGATCATCGGATATCAGTTCGTAAGCCTTGGAAAAATGACTGATTTCATCAAAAAAGGCGATGACCCGAATACTGCATGGGAAAAAGCAAAAGGTCAGTATGGCCGTGTTGCAGACGCTGTTAAAATTATCGACCCAAGAAAAGAATAATTTAGGAGGTAACAGGAAATGGCTTTATTTGAATCATATGAGAGACGAATTGACAAGATCAATTCTGTTTTAAACAGCTATGGCATTGCTTCTATCGAAGAAGCTGAGAAAATCACAAAAGACGCAGGTCTTAATGTATACGATCAGATCAAAGGCATTCAGCCAATCTGTTTCGAGAACGCTTGCTGGGCATACACAGTAGGAGCTGCAATCGCAATCAAAAAAGGATGCAAGAAAGCAGCAGATGCAGCAGCAGCTATCGGTGAAGGACTTCAGGCATTCTGTATTCCTGGATCCGTTGCTGATACACGCAAAGTAGGTCTTGGACATGGTAACCTTGGCAAAATGCTTCTTGAAGAAGAAACAGAGTGCTTCTGCTTCCTGGCTGGACATGAGTCCTTCGCAGCAGCTGAAGGTGCTATCGGTATCGCTGAGAAAGCTAACAAAGTTCGTCAGAAACCATTACGTGTTATCCTGAACGGTCTTGGAAAAGATGCTGCTCAGATCATCTCCCGTATCAACGGCTTTACATATGTAGAGACAGAATACGATCCATATAAGAACGAAGTTAAAGAAGTATTCAGAAAAGCATACTCCGAAGGACTTCGTGCAAAAGTTAACTGCTACGGCGCTAACAGCGTTCCGGAAGGTGTTGCTATCATGTGGAAAGAAGACGTTGACGTTTCTATCACAGGTAACTCCACAAACCCGACACGTTTCCAGCATCCGGTTGCAGGTACATACAAGAAAGAACGTCTTGAAGCAGGTAAGAAATACTTCTCAGTTGCTTCCGGTGGTGGTACAGGACGTACACTTCACCCGGACAACATGGCAGCAGGTCCAGCTTCCTACGGTATGACAGATACATTAGGACGTATGCACTCTGATGCACAGTTCGCCGGTTCTTCTTCTGTACCAGCTCACGTAGAGATGATGGGTCTCATCGGCGCTGGTAACAACCCGATGGTTGGTATGACAGTTGCAGTAGCTGTTTCCATCGAGGAAGCTGCTAAAGCTGGTAAATTCTAATATCAGAATATAGATTTTGATCTTAATAAAGTAAGATTTGTGTCCAGACAGGTTTAATAGCAGACACATTATCAGCTGAAAAAGCTGGTGGTGTGTCTGTTTTTTTGTATTTGGAAATAAAAAAGTCGATTTTCAGATCATCACAGGAGAAGTAAACTCCTGTGGATGATAACTGAAAATCGACTTTTATGTTTGTGATGTGTCTGTTGTGAGTAAAAAGAATGAAATCATTATCCCATGTAAACAGTCACATGATATTCTTTCTTTCCTTCTTCAAATGGAATCAGGCAGCCTTCATATTCTTTGCCGTCTACAACCACTTTCTTAACACCCTTTTGAACGTTATCCGGGTTCTTTACTTCGATGTGGTAAACGGCATCGCGGAATGTTCTGGTAAGTGTGAAATCACCAAATCCTTCCGGGATACATGGATTGATGCAAAGTCCATCGTAGGATGGCTGTACACCCAGGATAGCCTGAGACAGATTCCAGAAAGTCCATGCTGCAGTACCGGTCAGCCAGCTGTTTTTTGCCTGACCATGGAAAACTGCGTCAGCGCCTGCTACCATCTGTGAATATACATATGGCTCCGTACAGTGGATTTCGCTGATATCTTCGATGTAGGACGGGCAGGTCTTCTTGTAAATCTCAAAAGCTCTGTTGCCACGTCCGATCACTGTCTCTGCGATAGAAACCCATGGATTATTGTGACAGAAGATACCTGCGTTCTCTTTATATCCCGGTGGATAGGAGGAGATTTCTCCAAGGTTCAGATAATACTGGGTATAGGCTGGTTGAAGGATCATGATGCCATATTTGGTGTCCAGGCGTTCTTTAACAGAATCAAGAGCTCTTTGGGCAAGACCTTCTTTCACACCGATTCCTGCCATTACACAGAAGCCCTGTGGCTCGATAAAAATCTGACCTTCCTTGCATTCTCTGGAACCAACTTTCTTTGATTCTGCATCATATGCACGTACAAACCATTCTCCGTCCCAGCCGGCATCCAGAACTGCCTGATACATGGCGTTGACTTCTTTTTCG carries:
- a CDS encoding UDP-N-acetylglucosamine pyrophosphorylase, with the protein product MLKDFTIANLLDLNETIAKDLFEGKTYPWEVLPEIGDFILKLGQTLSEEEYDHPSEDVWIAKSAKVAPTACINGPVIIGKEAEVRHCAFIRGKAIIGEGAVVGNSTELKNAVLFNKVQVPHYNYVGDAVLGYKSHMGAGSICSNVKSDKKLVVVKDGDEKIETGLKKFGAMLGDNVEVGCGSVLNPGTVIGRCCNIYPLSSVRGCVPANHIYKSKTEVVEKQ
- a CDS encoding transglutaminase domain-containing protein, encoding MKKPVKIIFSVVLSVAMVLSLALTAYGASSLTFDFTVTVKKGKVFDENGDLYTGWYIKNRHKYYAESGRRVRGWKKIGKQYYYFAADYAMAKNKIVGSKSKGYYYVDKSGTRVTSNEIKMAVDFVMKNSNPASRQRNRLKQCFNALRKYPYVGKGDTPPGASQLPSYARYMFTRQCGDCYYYGITMAYIARVLGYDSRAAMGAVTAWGPAHPLSPHGWCEVRVDSGWKMIDCSMQNGHPDANLFFVGRNRYPYRLRCDKTYALNINNGKVSWR
- a CDS encoding TraX family protein; the encoded protein is MTTKLPASFLPAKFQVLSGSALKLIAITLMLIDHTGLMILYNYPATTATLFSFGGVDYSWYRIFRDIGRAAFPIFCFLLVEGFLHTHNRKKYGLNLFLFACISEIPWNFMFTNTWRYEKQNVFFTLFLGYLAFCALEYFWDNQKMQLVCALALLTVSVFLKADYGWRGFVFLLIMYWFRNDKTAQAIIGSCWLYYEWKACFAFLSINMYNGKRGFVKGKFLKYIFYWFYPVHITILVILRKLLFHM
- a CDS encoding iron-sulfur cluster assembly scaffold protein; the protein is MIYSREVEEMCPVAQGVHHGAAPIPEEAKWVQAKEVKDISGLTHGVGWCAPQQGACKLTLNVKEGIIQEALVETIGCSGMTHSAAMASEILPGLTVMEALNTDLVCDAINTAMRELFLQIVYGRTQSAFSEEGLPVGAGLEDLGKGLRSQVGTMYGTLKKGPRYLEMAEGYVTGIALDADDEIIGYQFVSLGKMTDFIKKGDDPNTAWEKAKGQYGRVADAVKIIDPRKE
- a CDS encoding GGGtGRT protein produces the protein MALFESYERRIDKINSVLNSYGIASIEEAEKITKDAGLNVYDQIKGIQPICFENACWAYTVGAAIAIKKGCKKAADAAAAIGEGLQAFCIPGSVADTRKVGLGHGNLGKMLLEEETECFCFLAGHESFAAAEGAIGIAEKANKVRQKPLRVILNGLGKDAAQIISRINGFTYVETEYDPYKNEVKEVFRKAYSEGLRAKVNCYGANSVPEGVAIMWKEDVDVSITGNSTNPTRFQHPVAGTYKKERLEAGKKYFSVASGGGTGRTLHPDNMAAGPASYGMTDTLGRMHSDAQFAGSSSVPAHVEMMGLIGAGNNPMVGMTVAVAVSIEEAAKAGKF